One Shewanella sp. MR-4 DNA window includes the following coding sequences:
- a CDS encoding TetR/AcrR family transcriptional regulator, whose protein sequence is MARRKEHSHDEIRAMAVEAAMALLQQQGTQELSLRKIASQIGYVPSTLINIFGSYNYLLLAVSEATLQALMHQLSEVNAENSRNQIISMAQKYAEFAHAQRQCFKLVFELQLLDSEPLPESQGQLIAGLFSLIERELALLFPNKTAAQQLQMSRVLWGGIHGLTALSLDNKLFADTASLPALLESHVTGYLQGMGYQREASCC, encoded by the coding sequence ATGGCGAGACGCAAAGAACATAGTCATGATGAGATTCGTGCTATGGCAGTAGAGGCGGCAATGGCATTGCTGCAACAGCAAGGGACACAAGAACTGAGTTTACGCAAGATTGCTAGCCAGATTGGCTATGTGCCGAGTACCTTAATCAATATCTTTGGTAGTTATAACTACCTACTGTTAGCCGTTTCTGAGGCAACGTTGCAGGCGCTGATGCACCAGCTCTCCGAGGTAAATGCTGAGAATAGTCGCAATCAAATCATTAGCATGGCGCAAAAATACGCTGAGTTTGCCCATGCACAGCGCCAATGTTTTAAGTTGGTATTTGAACTGCAGTTACTCGACAGTGAACCTTTGCCCGAATCCCAAGGCCAACTTATCGCAGGCTTATTCAGTTTAATTGAACGTGAGTTAGCCTTGTTGTTCCCCAATAAGACGGCTGCACAGCAACTCCAAATGAGCCGAGTACTCTGGGGCGGCATCCACGGCCTCACCGCCTTATCACTGGATAATAAATTGTTTGCCGATACGGCATCTTTACCCGCTTTGTTAGAAAGTCATGTGACAGGATATTTACAGGGAATGGGTTATCAGAGGGAAGCATCATGCTGCTAA